A window of Salvia splendens isolate huo1 chromosome 8, SspV2, whole genome shotgun sequence genomic DNA:
atttaataataatagtataatataaAATCCTGCCTTGGTTGCGTGCTTAATGTTCTAATCCTTTTCCTGTTTTCAGGGCACTCTTTACATATTTTTTCAAACAAATTCTTGTTTTCCTTACAACCAAGTgtttttaatactactactattgaaAAGACATGCACCAGGAGAGAGAAATAGGGAGGAGACAGATAAATCATTCTaatatatctctctctcttcattatAGCTTGTCTAGTTATTGATTCTTTTCCCTTTCTCAAACAAGATTTGTTCTTGTCTTTTGCAACCTTTAATTCCAAGAATGTGCGTTTTTGGACGTCTGAGAATTTCAAGGTAAGATTTCGATAAagatcacttttttttttaggtttccCCATCTCAGTTTCTTGATGTATAAATTTTTGCAGCAGAAAACTTTCTTAGTGGGATATTATAGTTAACAAATATGGAGGGCTATTCAAGAAAAGATGAAGGGTGTTGCCAGTTTCTTGATTTGGTCAccaaagagaaagaagaagaagtgcATGCTAGAATTTCAGCATTTTCAGAAGAGAAGAAGCTTGAACTAAGCCTTGCTCCACCAGGTCAAGATTGGACAACCAAAAATCCCTCAAGATTTGCTCAAAATCCATGGAAATCTTCTCATTTTCTCCACCTTGAGTCACAGCCCTGTAGCAGTAGAGCAGCTCCAGATTTGAAAATTCCAGAAAAAAAGACATTTACACCTGCAAATCTAGCTGTGCCCAACAACAGTGCTCAGAAAAGGTGATTCAGCtttgtttcttgttttttttttatctaattttttGCTCTTGTTTTTAACATTGTTTCAGTGGTCCAGGGTTCTGTTTCACATAGTTTATGTTGTTTCATATCTGTTTTATGTAAGAATCAGCATTAATTTCTGTTTTCTATATTTATGTCTTGTGGTACAGTCACATGAATCTCTTATCTTGTTTAATAAAACATCATGTGATCCATTTCATAGATTCAAATAGGCAAAGTTGAAGATGATTAAAACATATGCATTCTTGAACTTATgtttatgaaaaaaatgaaaaaaaatcctAAGTGCTTCATAAAACTATAGGACTGCGCCTGCAGTGGTCGGATGGCCGCCTATCCGATCTTTCCGAAAGAATCTAGCAAGTGCCGGTTCTTCTAAATTCGCGGTTGAGGACAAAACTCCAGAATCGAAAGCTAAAGAAAACTGCGCGAAAACCATGTTTGTGAAGATAAACATGGATGGTATTCCAATTGGAAGGAAAGTGGATCTCATCGCGTATGATAGCTACGAGAAGCTCTCGTTTGCTGTTGATGAGCTCTTTGGAGGCCTCCTTGCCGGTGAGCCAACCTAACTATCCATATGGTCCCTTTGTGGCGGCTAAGGAATCACATGTATTCTCGATTGTTTTATGTAGCTCAAGGTGATCAAGGGAAGGCAATGAGAGGCTTGCTGGATGGGAATCGGGGATACACCCTCGTGTATGAGGATAACGAAGGGGACCGGATGCTCGTTGGAGATGTCCCTTGGCAGTAAGCAtccatgtttttttttctcattaatCATACAACTGATCTTCTTCAACCTTGATCACTCATCCTTACAAATAGAACTAAATCTTGCAGCATGTTCCTCTCGACTGTCAAGAGGCTGCGCGTCTTGAAAAGCTCGGAGCTCCCCACGTTGTCGCATGGTGAGTTGTTGTGATTCCACCCTCTTTTCTTACACAAAATGATTCCAACTCCATTTGTTTCTTGCAGGTGGAGATAAACAGAGTAAGCATATGGCTTCCACACCACCAAATTAGCCTtcaactactttcttttaattCAAAGCAGGGATCAATCAAATGTACCATAAACTATGTTTCAAAATCCTCAATTTCTGTAGAATCACATGTAATTGCAATCTTTTATTCTCCAGATTTTAATTGCATTTATGCCTGTTTTTGTTTTCTTCAATCTCTACCTAATACTCTACATCAACTGGATTTGTCCTTGTgaatccaaaataaataaaaaaactgagAGTTCTCCATCATTCtccactaaaaaatagtgcaAAGGAAAGAAACACAAACCCGAGATTTCTAACGACGTCTCTTTGAGATAGAGCGAATGGGAGGCAGCGATTAGAGCTGTGCCGATGCCCGACCCATCGTTGAAGTGCTCGAACACGACGCTCGATTTGGTGGTGTCCCCGAGCAGCTCGAACACCGTGTTCTCCAAGCACTTTCTGTACTCTGTGTAGTGCTCATACAAGCCACCGTCCATGGCTATCATAGTCATCTCTCCATTACCCTTGATAGAGTCCCTCCCCGTCTTCTTCAGCAACCCCAAGATGCCTGCGGCGCAAGACGGGCCCCACGTGTCGCGATTATGTTGCAGAGCTCGATCACCACCCTTCTCTTCTTCACGGAGATATGAGATATCTGAGGAAAAATCACATTGTCATATTTACTTCCTGCTTGAGATCAAACAACTCGTG
This region includes:
- the LOC121745294 gene encoding auxin-responsive protein IAA18-like, producing the protein MEGYSRKDEGCCQFLDLVTKEKEEEVHARISAFSEEKKLELSLAPPGQDWTTKNPSRFAQNPWKSSHFLHLESQPCSSRAAPDLKIPEKKTFTPANLAVPNNSAQKRTAPAVVGWPPIRSFRKNLASAGSSKFAVEDKTPESKAKENCAKTMFVKINMDGIPIGRKVDLIAYDSYEKLSFAVDELFGGLLAAQGDQGKAMRGLLDGNRGYTLVYEDNEGDRMLVGDVPWHMFLSTVKRLRVLKSSELPTLSHGGDKQSKHMASTPPN